Proteins encoded within one genomic window of Ailuropoda melanoleuca isolate Jingjing chromosome 16, ASM200744v2, whole genome shotgun sequence:
- the SPI1 gene encoding transcription factor PU.1 isoform X2, whose product MLQACKMEGFPLVPPQPSEDLVPYDTDLYQRQTHEYYPYLSSDGESHSDHYWDFHPHHVHSEFESFAENHFTELQSVQPPQLQQLYRHMELEQMHVLDTPMAPTHAGIGHQVSYLPRMCLPYPSLSPAQPSSDEEEGERQSPPLEVSDGEADGLEPGPGLLHGETGSKKKIRLYQFLLDLLRSGDMKDSIWWVDKDKGTFQFSSKHKEALAHRWGIQKGNRKKMTYQKMARALRNYGKTGEVKKVKKKLTYQFSGEVLGRGSLAERRHPPH is encoded by the exons ATGTTACAGGCGTGCAAAATGGAAGGGTTTCCCCTCGTCCCCCCT CAGCCATCAGAAGACCTGGTTCCCTATGACACGGACCTGTACCAGCGCCAAACGCATGAATACTACCCCTATCTCAGCAGCGATGGAGAGAGCCACAGCG ACCATTACTGGGACTTCCACCCGCACCACGTGCACAGCGAGTTCGAGAGCTTCGCCGAGAACCACTTCACGGAGCTGCAGAGCGTGCAGCCCCCCCAGCTGCAGCAGCTCTACCGCCACATGGAGCTGGAGCAGATGCACGTGCTCGACACCCCCATGGCGCCCACCCACGCGGGCATCGGCCACCAG GTCTCCTACCTACCCCGGATGTGCCTCCCATACCCCTCCCTGTCCCCGGCCCAGCCCAGCTCGGATGAGGAGGAAGGCGAGAGGCAGAGCCCCCCGCTGGAGGTGTCTGACGGGGAAGCCGACGGCTTGGAGCCGGGGCCTGGCCTCCTGCATGGGGAAACAG GCAGTAAAAAGAAGATCCGCCTCTACCAGTTCCTGCTGGACCTGCTCCGCAGCGGGGATATGAAGGACAGCATCTGGTGGGTGGACAAGGACAAGGGCACCTTCCAGTTCTCGTCCAAGCACAAGGAGGCTCTGGCCCACCGCTGGGGCATCCAGAAGGGGAACCGCAAGAAAATGACCTACCAGAAGATGGCCCGTGCCCTGCGCAACTATGGCAAGACGGGTGAGGTCAAGAAGGTCAAGAAGAAGCTCACCTACCAGTTCAGCGGGGAGGTGCTGGGCCGCGGGAGCCTGGCCGAGCGGCGCCACCCGCCCCACTGA
- the SPI1 gene encoding transcription factor PU.1 isoform X3: protein MLQACKMEGFPLVPPPSEDLVPYDTDLYQRQTHEYYPYLSSDGESHSDHYWDFHPHHVHSEFESFAENHFTELQSVQPPQLQQLYRHMELEQMHVLDTPMAPTHAGIGHQVSYLPRMCLPYPSLSPAQPSSDEEEGERQSPPLEVSDGEADGLEPGPGLLHGETGSKKKIRLYQFLLDLLRSGDMKDSIWWVDKDKGTFQFSSKHKEALAHRWGIQKGNRKKMTYQKMARALRNYGKTGEVKKVKKKLTYQFSGEVLGRGSLAERRHPPH from the exons ATGTTACAGGCGTGCAAAATGGAAGGGTTTCCCCTCGTCCCCCCT CCATCAGAAGACCTGGTTCCCTATGACACGGACCTGTACCAGCGCCAAACGCATGAATACTACCCCTATCTCAGCAGCGATGGAGAGAGCCACAGCG ACCATTACTGGGACTTCCACCCGCACCACGTGCACAGCGAGTTCGAGAGCTTCGCCGAGAACCACTTCACGGAGCTGCAGAGCGTGCAGCCCCCCCAGCTGCAGCAGCTCTACCGCCACATGGAGCTGGAGCAGATGCACGTGCTCGACACCCCCATGGCGCCCACCCACGCGGGCATCGGCCACCAG GTCTCCTACCTACCCCGGATGTGCCTCCCATACCCCTCCCTGTCCCCGGCCCAGCCCAGCTCGGATGAGGAGGAAGGCGAGAGGCAGAGCCCCCCGCTGGAGGTGTCTGACGGGGAAGCCGACGGCTTGGAGCCGGGGCCTGGCCTCCTGCATGGGGAAACAG GCAGTAAAAAGAAGATCCGCCTCTACCAGTTCCTGCTGGACCTGCTCCGCAGCGGGGATATGAAGGACAGCATCTGGTGGGTGGACAAGGACAAGGGCACCTTCCAGTTCTCGTCCAAGCACAAGGAGGCTCTGGCCCACCGCTGGGGCATCCAGAAGGGGAACCGCAAGAAAATGACCTACCAGAAGATGGCCCGTGCCCTGCGCAACTATGGCAAGACGGGTGAGGTCAAGAAGGTCAAGAAGAAGCTCACCTACCAGTTCAGCGGGGAGGTGCTGGGCCGCGGGAGCCTGGCCGAGCGGCGCCACCCGCCCCACTGA
- the SPI1 gene encoding transcription factor PU.1 isoform X1: MSPSEDLVPYDTDLYQRQTHEYYPYLSSDGESHSDHYWDFHPHHVHSEFESFAENHFTELQSVQPPQLQQLYRHMELEQMHVLDTPMAPTHAGIGHQVSYLPRMCLPYPSLSPAQPSSDEEEGERQSPPLEVSDGEADGLEPGPGLLHGETGSKKKIRLYQFLLDLLRSGDMKDSIWWVDKDKGTFQFSSKHKEALAHRWGIQKGNRKKMTYQKMARALRNYGKTGEVKKVKKKLTYQFSGEVLGRGSLAERRHPPH, from the exons ATGAGT CCATCAGAAGACCTGGTTCCCTATGACACGGACCTGTACCAGCGCCAAACGCATGAATACTACCCCTATCTCAGCAGCGATGGAGAGAGCCACAGCG ACCATTACTGGGACTTCCACCCGCACCACGTGCACAGCGAGTTCGAGAGCTTCGCCGAGAACCACTTCACGGAGCTGCAGAGCGTGCAGCCCCCCCAGCTGCAGCAGCTCTACCGCCACATGGAGCTGGAGCAGATGCACGTGCTCGACACCCCCATGGCGCCCACCCACGCGGGCATCGGCCACCAG GTCTCCTACCTACCCCGGATGTGCCTCCCATACCCCTCCCTGTCCCCGGCCCAGCCCAGCTCGGATGAGGAGGAAGGCGAGAGGCAGAGCCCCCCGCTGGAGGTGTCTGACGGGGAAGCCGACGGCTTGGAGCCGGGGCCTGGCCTCCTGCATGGGGAAACAG GCAGTAAAAAGAAGATCCGCCTCTACCAGTTCCTGCTGGACCTGCTCCGCAGCGGGGATATGAAGGACAGCATCTGGTGGGTGGACAAGGACAAGGGCACCTTCCAGTTCTCGTCCAAGCACAAGGAGGCTCTGGCCCACCGCTGGGGCATCCAGAAGGGGAACCGCAAGAAAATGACCTACCAGAAGATGGCCCGTGCCCTGCGCAACTATGGCAAGACGGGTGAGGTCAAGAAGGTCAAGAAGAAGCTCACCTACCAGTTCAGCGGGGAGGTGCTGGGCCGCGGGAGCCTGGCCGAGCGGCGCCACCCGCCCCACTGA